One Triplophysa rosa linkage group LG21, Trosa_1v2, whole genome shotgun sequence DNA segment encodes these proteins:
- the ctc1 gene encoding CST complex subunit CTC1 isoform X7: MEEFLEHFKERTRSEQRWLCEVFEGVRQQLYPLISSSVGLSVEQLTLSVLSKVQRAAGSEVASLPVSYRFVSLSELTRQQHTPCCSSLTWSSAQYREQARRALPNYRALARDNILLMGYLYDGPAAGASDGGWWVRDAGGAVSCRLVKSSPLWLGRLMLFPTWNYIPQNAPAGGGYLELIDPPVCVTPEAMTFDPGGSLTEAMSVKRAAELLKQRCDAQVCVSGQVSVISPLLLISGRRFFCLILSEGDSAAPVLITEGKHQYWRQCVCVGQYICISAMRVCSLRGWAGHHVLSVTAQSRLHPHVQTQESSEDPEKHLMDTDSHAPDTHMTSHTASCSTTSVRKKHSTLISYKGLITKVLHAEAGLYEIDGKVGLCLAYQPLQERGGGLRPGAEIQLHNVHFLYRPSPFAPDVVLCACLCSSAQVTAFSPLSSKVEVCGSHSPLQRHLLEKNLGVSQYLWLCYCQRVITERLCPRWVREERVCVVAGRLLDCVCDAEQKTDRKRDIYREMLQEPHQCPVTTYCVSWPCVVLWSVRHLCDWMSSEVWSSLSLSSLVSPAAAHMTCAELNACLSWSVHSVRLTAAHSQPLMLVGVLELSSTHATLQIKDQTQTLDCVCVQTDQSGATTNSNISTAWLGKPMTSLLCCLVCVQRCTLVMERLMKTNFPSWKHLDQPNYITHKHCRLYLQFCVSDLIIISPSAAMSISLMEKKRDQTDGREADQKRDRRDEGDDDPLRSACVSLVFRLNSKQGVMFRNTSVSADAHTLQMGFTATVSCLGDVQLWNNDPKNRRIQTSETDGRETTDVSVLKAESISARGGVKLLSNPALLMKHQWRLHTLTHMEQLLDTQSDVGAVMSVSKVLHSSSTSEIVSFYGVISQRITLQEEMGTKPSIQSVTATKDSSVVEEGLKIRLTVQDSESAGHMIQVYVDLSCGPYTPGLLQGATVILQDFHRKVSKACNVYCRSLPISCVSVTGLGSVSSGSGGSQSPPPMMLLGEWASGRTQQCIVGQVKGHIVCVLSLRLQWMCSLCGSTFRQGSCSRGQPPCDSSCGVFQAEAKVAVEDGSGEALVWFSSDTVSELLMLDVGQWEGLQRHVRVKGHVRVYTRGHSMMCDVDPEEPLVQFLCCLCSSNTVCRQIKLTCRLRAQRTGKCQLRKVCRGPTEFISKFPPAPQLQCLEIQTDTH; the protein is encoded by the exons ATGGAGGAGTTTTTAGAGCACTTTAAGGAGCGCACGAGATCG gagcAGCGCTGGCTGTGTGAGGTGTTTGAGGGCGTGAGACAGCAGCTGTATCCCCTCATCAGCTCATCTGTGGGTTTGTCTGTGGAGCAGCTCACTCTCTCTGTGCTGTCAAAAGTTCAGAGAGCCGCGGGGTCAGAGGTCGCGTCTCTACCCGTCAGCTACAG GTTTGTGTCGTTGTCGGAGTTGACGCGTCAGCAGCACACCCCATGCTGCAGCAGCCTCACATGGAGCTCCGCCCAGTACCGGGAACAGGCCAGGAGGGCACTGCCCAATTACAGAGCGCTGGCGCGCGATAACATCCTTCTGATGGGCTATCTGTACGATGGGCCGGCTGCAGGGGCGAGCGATGGGGGCTGGTGGGTGAGAGATGCCGGAGGCGCTGTGTCATGTCGG TTGGTAAAATCCTCTCCTCTGTGGCTCGGGAGGCTGATGCTGTTTCCCACGTGGAACTACATCCCCCAGAATGCACCTGCAGGAGGAGGTTACCTGGAGCTGATCGACCCTCCAGTTTGTGTGACTCCTGAGGCCATGACCTTTGACCCCGGAGGATCCCTGACTGAGGCCATGAGTGTGAAGAGAGCGGCTGAACTTCTGAAGCAGAG GTGCGATGCTCAGGTGTGTGTCAGTGGGCAGGTGAGTGTGATCTCCCCTCTGCTCTTGATCTCTGGCAGGAGATTCTTCTGTCTCATTCTCAGTGAGGGAGATTCTGCAGCTCCTGTGCTGATCACG GAAGGCAAACATCAGTACTGGCGGCAGTGTGTTTGCGTGGGTCAGTATATTTGCATATCTGCAATGCGAGTGTGTTCTCTGCGAGGGTGGGCGGGGCATCATGTGCTGTCAGTCACCGCTCAGTCCCGCCTCCATCCACACGTGCAGACGCAAGAGAGCTCTGAAGATCCAGAGAAACACCTGATGGACACAGACTCGCACgcacctgacacacacatgacctCACACACAGCATCGTGCTCCACCACTTCAGTCCGAAAAAAACACTCAACCCTCATCAGCTACAAG ggtTTGATCACAAAGGTCCTGCACGCAGAGGCGGGGCTTTATGAGATTGACGGGAAGGTGGGGCTCTGTCTGGCCTATCAGCCGCTTCAGGAACGTGGCGGCGGCTTGAGACCAGGAGCAGAGATTCAG CTACACAACGTTCATTTCTTGTATCGGCCTTCACCGTTCGCACCGGATGTGGTTCTGTGCGCATGTTTGTGCTCCAGCGCTCAGGTTACCGCCTTCAGTCCTCTGAGTTCAAAGGTAGAGGTGTGTGGGTCACACAGCCCGCTgcagcgccacctgctggagaAGAATCTGGGCGTGTCCCAGTATCTGTGGCTCTGTTACTGTCAGCGTGTCATCACAGAGAG gttgTGTCCACGCTGGGTGAGAgaggagcgtgtgtgtgtggtggccGGGCGACTGCTggactgtgtgtgtgatgcTGAACAGAAGAcggacagaaagagagacattTACAGAGAGATGCTACAGGAACCCCACCAGTGTCCCGTAACCACg tATTGTGTGTCGTGGCCATGTGTGGTGTTGTGGTCAGTGCGACATCTCTGTGATTGGATGAGCAGTGAGGTTtggtcatctctctctctctcatctctcgtGTCGCCGGCGGCGGCTCACATGACGTGTGCGGAGCTGAACGCGTGTCTGTCGTGGTCCGTTCACAGCGTGCGTCTCACTGCAGCTCATTCACAGCCACTCATGTTGGTGGGAGTTCTGGAGCTGAGCTCCACTCACGCCACGCTTCAGATCAAAGATCAGACACAAACacttgactgtgtgtgtgtacagaccGACCAGTCAGGAGCCACCACAAACTCCAACATCAGCACAGCCTGGCTGGGTAAACCCATGACAtcacttctgt gttgtCTAGTGTGTGTGCAGCGCTGTACTCTAGTAATGGAGAGATTAATGAAGACAAATTTCCCCTCCTGGAAACACCTCGACCAGCCGAActacatcacacacaaacactgcag gctTTACCTTCAGTTCTGTGTCAGTGATCTGATCATCATCAGTCCGTCTGCTGCCATGAGCATCAGTCTGATGGAGAAGAAGAGAGATCAGACAGACGGAAGAGAAGCTGACCAGAAGAGAGACAGACGTGATGAGGGTGATGATGATCCTCTGAGGTCAGCGTGTGTGAGTCTCGTCTTCAGACTGAACTCTAAACAGGGTGTGATGTTCAGAAACACATCAGTGTCTGCAGACGCGCACACACTCCAGATGGGATTCACGGCCACGGTCTCGTGTCTGGGAGACGTTCAGCTCTGGAACAACGATCCAAAGAACCGGAGGATACAGACGAGCGAGACTGACGGACGCGAGACAACG GATGTGAGTGTGTTGAAAGCCGAGAGCATTTCAGCAAGAGGCGGAGTCAAACTGCTCAGTAACCCCGCCCTCCTGATGAAGCATCAGTGGCGcttacacacactcacacacatggAGCAACTGCTGGACACACag TCAGATGTTGGTGCAGTGATGAGTGTGTCTAAAGTTCTTCACTCCAG CTCCACCTCTGAGATCGTCTCTTTTTATGGAGTTATATCTCAGCGAATCACATTGCAGGAAGAGATGGGAACAAAACCCAGCATCCAATCAGTGACAGCGACTAAAG ACAGCAGTGTGGTGGAGGAGGGTCTGAAGATCCGCTTGACCGTTCAGGACTCTGAATCAGCAGGTCACATGATTCAGGTGTATGTGGATTTGTCGTGTGGGCCGTACACACCTGGACTGCTGCAGGGGGCGACTGTAATACTGCAGGACTTCCATCGCAAAGTGTCCAA AGCGTGTAACGTGTACTGCCGCTCTCTGCCCATCAGTTGTGTGAGCGTCACTGGTCTGGGGTCAGTCAGCTCAGG gtcAGGTGGGTCCCAGTCCCCTCCTCCCATGATGCTGTTGGGTGAGTGGGCATCAGGCAGGACgcagcagtgcattgtgggtcaggtcaaaggtcacattGTGTGCGTTTTGTCTCTGAGGTTGCAGTGGATGTGTTCACTGTGTGGCAGTACCTTCAGAcag GGTTCCTGTAGCAGAGGTCAGCCCCCGTGTGACTCCAGCTGCGGTGTGTTTCAGGCCGAGGCTAA gGTGGCTGTGGAGGACGGCTCAGGTGAAGCTCTCGTCTGGTTTTCATCTGACACCGTCTCCGAACTGCTGATGTTGGACGTGGGTCAGTGGGAGGGGCTTCAGAGACACGtcagggtcaaaggtcacgTGAGGGTGTACACACGCGGCCACAGCATG atgtgtGATGTGGACCCCGAGGAGCCTCTCGTTCAGTTTTTGTGCTGTTTGTGCTCCAGTAACACAGTGTGTCGACAAATCAAGCTCACGTGCAGACTGCGAGCACAGAGaacag GGAAATGTCAGCTGAGGAAAGTGTGTCGAGGACCCACAGAATTCATCAGCAAATTCCCACCTGCTCCTCAGCTACAATGCCTAGagatacagacagacacacactga
- the ctc1 gene encoding CST complex subunit CTC1 isoform X5 → MEEFLEHFKERTRSEQRWLCEVFEGVRQQLYPLISSSVGLSVEQLTLSVLSKVQRAAGSEVASLPVSYRFVSLSELTRQQHTPCCSSLTWSSAQYREQARRALPNYRALARDNILLMGYLYDGPAAGASDGGWWVRDAGGAVSCRLVKSSPLWLGRLMLFPTWNYIPQNAPAGGGYLELIDPPVCVTPEAMTFDPGGSLTEAMSVKRAAELLKQRCDAQVCVSGQVSVISPLLLISGRRFFCLILSEGDSAAPVLITEGKHQYWRQCVCVGQYICISAMRVCSLRGWAGHHVLSVTAQSRLHPHVQTQESSEDPEKHLMDTDSHAPDTHMTSHTASCSTTSVRKKHSTLISYKGLITKVLHAEAGLYEIDGKVGLCLAYQPLQERGGGLRPGAEIQLHNVHFLYRPSPFAPDVVLCACLCSSAQVTAFSPLSSKVEVCGSHSPLQRHLLEKNLGVSQYLWLCYCQRVITERLCPRWVREERVCVVAGRLLDCVCDAEQKTDRKRDIYREMLQEPHQCPVTTYCVSWPCVVLWSVRHLCDWMSSEVWSSLSLSSLVSPAAAHMTCAELNACLSWSVHSVRLTAAHSQPLMLVGVLELSSTHATLQIKDQTQTLDCVCVQTDQSGATTNSNISTAWLGKPMTSLLCCLVCVQRCTLVMERLMKTNFPSWKHLDQPNYITHKHCRLYLQFCVSDLIIISPSAAMSISLMEKKRDQTDGREADQKRDRRDEGDDDPLRSACVSLVFRLNSKQGVMFRNTSVSADAHTLQMGFTATVSCLGDVQLWNNDPKNRRIQTSETDGRETTMDLHFGDVCVRWFPLLHPGSVYRLIAHNTEDVSVLKAESISARGGVKLLSNPALLMKHQWRLHTLTHMEQLLDTQSDVGAVMSVSKVLHSSSTSEIVSFYGVISQRITLQEEMGTKPSIQSVTATKDSSVVEEGLKIRLTVQDSESAGHMIQVYVDLSCGPYTPGLLQGATVILQDFHRKVSKACNVYCRSLPISCVSVTGLGSVSSGSGGSQSPPPMMLLGEWASGRTQQCIVGQVKGHIVCVLSLRLQWMCSLCGSTFRQGSCSRGQPPCDSSCGVFQAEAKVAVEDGSGEALVWFSSDTVSELLMLDVGQWEGLQRHVRVKGHVRVYTRGHSMMCDVDPEEPLVQFLCCLCSSNTVCRQIKLTCRLRAQRTGKCQLRKVCRGPTEFISKFPPAPQLQCLEIQTDTH, encoded by the exons ATGGAGGAGTTTTTAGAGCACTTTAAGGAGCGCACGAGATCG gagcAGCGCTGGCTGTGTGAGGTGTTTGAGGGCGTGAGACAGCAGCTGTATCCCCTCATCAGCTCATCTGTGGGTTTGTCTGTGGAGCAGCTCACTCTCTCTGTGCTGTCAAAAGTTCAGAGAGCCGCGGGGTCAGAGGTCGCGTCTCTACCCGTCAGCTACAG GTTTGTGTCGTTGTCGGAGTTGACGCGTCAGCAGCACACCCCATGCTGCAGCAGCCTCACATGGAGCTCCGCCCAGTACCGGGAACAGGCCAGGAGGGCACTGCCCAATTACAGAGCGCTGGCGCGCGATAACATCCTTCTGATGGGCTATCTGTACGATGGGCCGGCTGCAGGGGCGAGCGATGGGGGCTGGTGGGTGAGAGATGCCGGAGGCGCTGTGTCATGTCGG TTGGTAAAATCCTCTCCTCTGTGGCTCGGGAGGCTGATGCTGTTTCCCACGTGGAACTACATCCCCCAGAATGCACCTGCAGGAGGAGGTTACCTGGAGCTGATCGACCCTCCAGTTTGTGTGACTCCTGAGGCCATGACCTTTGACCCCGGAGGATCCCTGACTGAGGCCATGAGTGTGAAGAGAGCGGCTGAACTTCTGAAGCAGAG GTGCGATGCTCAGGTGTGTGTCAGTGGGCAGGTGAGTGTGATCTCCCCTCTGCTCTTGATCTCTGGCAGGAGATTCTTCTGTCTCATTCTCAGTGAGGGAGATTCTGCAGCTCCTGTGCTGATCACG GAAGGCAAACATCAGTACTGGCGGCAGTGTGTTTGCGTGGGTCAGTATATTTGCATATCTGCAATGCGAGTGTGTTCTCTGCGAGGGTGGGCGGGGCATCATGTGCTGTCAGTCACCGCTCAGTCCCGCCTCCATCCACACGTGCAGACGCAAGAGAGCTCTGAAGATCCAGAGAAACACCTGATGGACACAGACTCGCACgcacctgacacacacatgacctCACACACAGCATCGTGCTCCACCACTTCAGTCCGAAAAAAACACTCAACCCTCATCAGCTACAAG ggtTTGATCACAAAGGTCCTGCACGCAGAGGCGGGGCTTTATGAGATTGACGGGAAGGTGGGGCTCTGTCTGGCCTATCAGCCGCTTCAGGAACGTGGCGGCGGCTTGAGACCAGGAGCAGAGATTCAG CTACACAACGTTCATTTCTTGTATCGGCCTTCACCGTTCGCACCGGATGTGGTTCTGTGCGCATGTTTGTGCTCCAGCGCTCAGGTTACCGCCTTCAGTCCTCTGAGTTCAAAGGTAGAGGTGTGTGGGTCACACAGCCCGCTgcagcgccacctgctggagaAGAATCTGGGCGTGTCCCAGTATCTGTGGCTCTGTTACTGTCAGCGTGTCATCACAGAGAG gttgTGTCCACGCTGGGTGAGAgaggagcgtgtgtgtgtggtggccGGGCGACTGCTggactgtgtgtgtgatgcTGAACAGAAGAcggacagaaagagagacattTACAGAGAGATGCTACAGGAACCCCACCAGTGTCCCGTAACCACg tATTGTGTGTCGTGGCCATGTGTGGTGTTGTGGTCAGTGCGACATCTCTGTGATTGGATGAGCAGTGAGGTTtggtcatctctctctctctcatctctcgtGTCGCCGGCGGCGGCTCACATGACGTGTGCGGAGCTGAACGCGTGTCTGTCGTGGTCCGTTCACAGCGTGCGTCTCACTGCAGCTCATTCACAGCCACTCATGTTGGTGGGAGTTCTGGAGCTGAGCTCCACTCACGCCACGCTTCAGATCAAAGATCAGACACAAACacttgactgtgtgtgtgtacagaccGACCAGTCAGGAGCCACCACAAACTCCAACATCAGCACAGCCTGGCTGGGTAAACCCATGACAtcacttctgt gttgtCTAGTGTGTGTGCAGCGCTGTACTCTAGTAATGGAGAGATTAATGAAGACAAATTTCCCCTCCTGGAAACACCTCGACCAGCCGAActacatcacacacaaacactgcag gctTTACCTTCAGTTCTGTGTCAGTGATCTGATCATCATCAGTCCGTCTGCTGCCATGAGCATCAGTCTGATGGAGAAGAAGAGAGATCAGACAGACGGAAGAGAAGCTGACCAGAAGAGAGACAGACGTGATGAGGGTGATGATGATCCTCTGAGGTCAGCGTGTGTGAGTCTCGTCTTCAGACTGAACTCTAAACAGGGTGTGATGTTCAGAAACACATCAGTGTCTGCAGACGCGCACACACTCCAGATGGGATTCACGGCCACGGTCTCGTGTCTGGGAGACGTTCAGCTCTGGAACAACGATCCAAAGAACCGGAGGATACAGACGAGCGAGACTGACGGACGCGAGACAACG atgGATCTGCACTTTGGAGATGTGTGTGTTCGATGGTTCCCGCTTCTGCATCCTGGATCTGTTTACAGATTAATTGCACATAACACAGAG GATGTGAGTGTGTTGAAAGCCGAGAGCATTTCAGCAAGAGGCGGAGTCAAACTGCTCAGTAACCCCGCCCTCCTGATGAAGCATCAGTGGCGcttacacacactcacacacatggAGCAACTGCTGGACACACag TCAGATGTTGGTGCAGTGATGAGTGTGTCTAAAGTTCTTCACTCCAG CTCCACCTCTGAGATCGTCTCTTTTTATGGAGTTATATCTCAGCGAATCACATTGCAGGAAGAGATGGGAACAAAACCCAGCATCCAATCAGTGACAGCGACTAAAG ACAGCAGTGTGGTGGAGGAGGGTCTGAAGATCCGCTTGACCGTTCAGGACTCTGAATCAGCAGGTCACATGATTCAGGTGTATGTGGATTTGTCGTGTGGGCCGTACACACCTGGACTGCTGCAGGGGGCGACTGTAATACTGCAGGACTTCCATCGCAAAGTGTCCAA AGCGTGTAACGTGTACTGCCGCTCTCTGCCCATCAGTTGTGTGAGCGTCACTGGTCTGGGGTCAGTCAGCTCAGG gtcAGGTGGGTCCCAGTCCCCTCCTCCCATGATGCTGTTGGGTGAGTGGGCATCAGGCAGGACgcagcagtgcattgtgggtcaggtcaaaggtcacattGTGTGCGTTTTGTCTCTGAGGTTGCAGTGGATGTGTTCACTGTGTGGCAGTACCTTCAGAcag GGTTCCTGTAGCAGAGGTCAGCCCCCGTGTGACTCCAGCTGCGGTGTGTTTCAGGCCGAGGCTAA gGTGGCTGTGGAGGACGGCTCAGGTGAAGCTCTCGTCTGGTTTTCATCTGACACCGTCTCCGAACTGCTGATGTTGGACGTGGGTCAGTGGGAGGGGCTTCAGAGACACGtcagggtcaaaggtcacgTGAGGGTGTACACACGCGGCCACAGCATG atgtgtGATGTGGACCCCGAGGAGCCTCTCGTTCAGTTTTTGTGCTGTTTGTGCTCCAGTAACACAGTGTGTCGACAAATCAAGCTCACGTGCAGACTGCGAGCACAGAGaacag GGAAATGTCAGCTGAGGAAAGTGTGTCGAGGACCCACAGAATTCATCAGCAAATTCCCACCTGCTCCTCAGCTACAATGCCTAGagatacagacagacacacactga
- the ctc1 gene encoding CST complex subunit CTC1 isoform X3, whose product MEEFLEHFKERTRSEQRWLCEVFEGVRQQLYPLISSSVGLSVEQLTLSVLSKVQRAAGSEVASLPVSYRFVSLSELTRQQHTPCCSSLTWSSAQYREQARRALPNYRALARDNILLMGYLYDGPAAGASDGGWWVRDAGGAVSCRLVKSSPLWLGRLMLFPTWNYIPQNAPAGGGYLELIDPPVCVTPEAMTFDPGGSLTEAMSVKRAAELLKQRCDAQVCVSGQVSVISPLLLISGRRFFCLILSEGDSAAPVLITEGKHQYWRQCVCVGQYICISAMRVCSLRGWAGHHVLSVTAQSRLHPHVQTQESSEDPEKHLMDTDSHAPDTHMTSHTASCSTTSVRKKHSTLISYKGLITKVLHAEAGLYEIDGKVGLCLAYQPLQERGGGLRPGAEIQLHNVHFLYRPSPFAPDVVLCACLCSSAQVTAFSPLSSKVEVCGSHSPLQRHLLEKNLGVSQYLWLCYCQRVITERLCPRWVREERVCVVAGRLLDCVCDAEQKTDRKRDIYREMLQEPHQCPVTTYCVSWPCVVLWSVRHLCDWMSSEVWSSLSLSSLVSPAAAHMTCAELNACLSWSVHSVRLTAAHSQPLMLVGVLELSSTHATLQIKDQTQTLDCVCVQTDQSGATTNSNISTAWLGKPMTSLLCCLVCVQRCTLVMERLMKTNFPSWKHLDQPNYITHKHCRLYLQFCVSDLIIISPSAAMSISLMEKKRDQTDGREADQKRDRRDEGDDDPLRSACVSLVFRLNSKQGVMFRNTSVSADAHTLQMGFTATVSCLGDVQLWNNDPKNRRIQTSETDGRETTVRHLHYTVSLLYSGFYSASVCVLQMDLHFGDVCVRWFPLLHPGSVYRLIAHNTEDVSVLKAESISARGGVKLLSNPALLMKHQWRLHTLTHMEQLLDTQSDVGAVMSVSKVLHSSSTSEIVSFYGVISQRITLQEEMGTKPSIQSVTATKDSSVVEEGLKIRLTVQDSESAGHMIQVYVDLSCGPYTPGLLQGATVILQDFHRKVSKACNVYCRSLPISCVSVTGLGSVSSGSGGSQSPPPMMLLGEWASGRTQQCIVGQVKGHIVCVLSLRLQWMCSLCGSTFRQGSCSRGQPPCDSSCGVFQAEAKVAVEDGSGEALVWFSSDTVSELLMLDVGQWEGLQRHVRVKGHVRVYTRGHSMMCDVDPEEPLVQFLCCLCSSNTVCRQIKLTCRLRAQRTEVELVNVSSSEGRSLPDGH is encoded by the exons ATGGAGGAGTTTTTAGAGCACTTTAAGGAGCGCACGAGATCG gagcAGCGCTGGCTGTGTGAGGTGTTTGAGGGCGTGAGACAGCAGCTGTATCCCCTCATCAGCTCATCTGTGGGTTTGTCTGTGGAGCAGCTCACTCTCTCTGTGCTGTCAAAAGTTCAGAGAGCCGCGGGGTCAGAGGTCGCGTCTCTACCCGTCAGCTACAG GTTTGTGTCGTTGTCGGAGTTGACGCGTCAGCAGCACACCCCATGCTGCAGCAGCCTCACATGGAGCTCCGCCCAGTACCGGGAACAGGCCAGGAGGGCACTGCCCAATTACAGAGCGCTGGCGCGCGATAACATCCTTCTGATGGGCTATCTGTACGATGGGCCGGCTGCAGGGGCGAGCGATGGGGGCTGGTGGGTGAGAGATGCCGGAGGCGCTGTGTCATGTCGG TTGGTAAAATCCTCTCCTCTGTGGCTCGGGAGGCTGATGCTGTTTCCCACGTGGAACTACATCCCCCAGAATGCACCTGCAGGAGGAGGTTACCTGGAGCTGATCGACCCTCCAGTTTGTGTGACTCCTGAGGCCATGACCTTTGACCCCGGAGGATCCCTGACTGAGGCCATGAGTGTGAAGAGAGCGGCTGAACTTCTGAAGCAGAG GTGCGATGCTCAGGTGTGTGTCAGTGGGCAGGTGAGTGTGATCTCCCCTCTGCTCTTGATCTCTGGCAGGAGATTCTTCTGTCTCATTCTCAGTGAGGGAGATTCTGCAGCTCCTGTGCTGATCACG GAAGGCAAACATCAGTACTGGCGGCAGTGTGTTTGCGTGGGTCAGTATATTTGCATATCTGCAATGCGAGTGTGTTCTCTGCGAGGGTGGGCGGGGCATCATGTGCTGTCAGTCACCGCTCAGTCCCGCCTCCATCCACACGTGCAGACGCAAGAGAGCTCTGAAGATCCAGAGAAACACCTGATGGACACAGACTCGCACgcacctgacacacacatgacctCACACACAGCATCGTGCTCCACCACTTCAGTCCGAAAAAAACACTCAACCCTCATCAGCTACAAG ggtTTGATCACAAAGGTCCTGCACGCAGAGGCGGGGCTTTATGAGATTGACGGGAAGGTGGGGCTCTGTCTGGCCTATCAGCCGCTTCAGGAACGTGGCGGCGGCTTGAGACCAGGAGCAGAGATTCAG CTACACAACGTTCATTTCTTGTATCGGCCTTCACCGTTCGCACCGGATGTGGTTCTGTGCGCATGTTTGTGCTCCAGCGCTCAGGTTACCGCCTTCAGTCCTCTGAGTTCAAAGGTAGAGGTGTGTGGGTCACACAGCCCGCTgcagcgccacctgctggagaAGAATCTGGGCGTGTCCCAGTATCTGTGGCTCTGTTACTGTCAGCGTGTCATCACAGAGAG gttgTGTCCACGCTGGGTGAGAgaggagcgtgtgtgtgtggtggccGGGCGACTGCTggactgtgtgtgtgatgcTGAACAGAAGAcggacagaaagagagacattTACAGAGAGATGCTACAGGAACCCCACCAGTGTCCCGTAACCACg tATTGTGTGTCGTGGCCATGTGTGGTGTTGTGGTCAGTGCGACATCTCTGTGATTGGATGAGCAGTGAGGTTtggtcatctctctctctctcatctctcgtGTCGCCGGCGGCGGCTCACATGACGTGTGCGGAGCTGAACGCGTGTCTGTCGTGGTCCGTTCACAGCGTGCGTCTCACTGCAGCTCATTCACAGCCACTCATGTTGGTGGGAGTTCTGGAGCTGAGCTCCACTCACGCCACGCTTCAGATCAAAGATCAGACACAAACacttgactgtgtgtgtgtacagaccGACCAGTCAGGAGCCACCACAAACTCCAACATCAGCACAGCCTGGCTGGGTAAACCCATGACAtcacttctgt gttgtCTAGTGTGTGTGCAGCGCTGTACTCTAGTAATGGAGAGATTAATGAAGACAAATTTCCCCTCCTGGAAACACCTCGACCAGCCGAActacatcacacacaaacactgcag gctTTACCTTCAGTTCTGTGTCAGTGATCTGATCATCATCAGTCCGTCTGCTGCCATGAGCATCAGTCTGATGGAGAAGAAGAGAGATCAGACAGACGGAAGAGAAGCTGACCAGAAGAGAGACAGACGTGATGAGGGTGATGATGATCCTCTGAGGTCAGCGTGTGTGAGTCTCGTCTTCAGACTGAACTCTAAACAGGGTGTGATGTTCAGAAACACATCAGTGTCTGCAGACGCGCACACACTCCAGATGGGATTCACGGCCACGGTCTCGTGTCTGGGAGACGTTCAGCTCTGGAACAACGATCCAAAGAACCGGAGGATACAGACGAGCGAGACTGACGGACGCGAGACAACGGTCAGACATCTACACTACACTGTTTCACTGCTGTACTCTGGGTTTTATTctgctagtgtgtgtgtgttacagatgGATCTGCACTTTGGAGATGTGTGTGTTCGATGGTTCCCGCTTCTGCATCCTGGATCTGTTTACAGATTAATTGCACATAACACAGAG GATGTGAGTGTGTTGAAAGCCGAGAGCATTTCAGCAAGAGGCGGAGTCAAACTGCTCAGTAACCCCGCCCTCCTGATGAAGCATCAGTGGCGcttacacacactcacacacatggAGCAACTGCTGGACACACag TCAGATGTTGGTGCAGTGATGAGTGTGTCTAAAGTTCTTCACTCCAG CTCCACCTCTGAGATCGTCTCTTTTTATGGAGTTATATCTCAGCGAATCACATTGCAGGAAGAGATGGGAACAAAACCCAGCATCCAATCAGTGACAGCGACTAAAG ACAGCAGTGTGGTGGAGGAGGGTCTGAAGATCCGCTTGACCGTTCAGGACTCTGAATCAGCAGGTCACATGATTCAGGTGTATGTGGATTTGTCGTGTGGGCCGTACACACCTGGACTGCTGCAGGGGGCGACTGTAATACTGCAGGACTTCCATCGCAAAGTGTCCAA AGCGTGTAACGTGTACTGCCGCTCTCTGCCCATCAGTTGTGTGAGCGTCACTGGTCTGGGGTCAGTCAGCTCAGG gtcAGGTGGGTCCCAGTCCCCTCCTCCCATGATGCTGTTGGGTGAGTGGGCATCAGGCAGGACgcagcagtgcattgtgggtcaggtcaaaggtcacattGTGTGCGTTTTGTCTCTGAGGTTGCAGTGGATGTGTTCACTGTGTGGCAGTACCTTCAGAcag GGTTCCTGTAGCAGAGGTCAGCCCCCGTGTGACTCCAGCTGCGGTGTGTTTCAGGCCGAGGCTAA gGTGGCTGTGGAGGACGGCTCAGGTGAAGCTCTCGTCTGGTTTTCATCTGACACCGTCTCCGAACTGCTGATGTTGGACGTGGGTCAGTGGGAGGGGCTTCAGAGACACGtcagggtcaaaggtcacgTGAGGGTGTACACACGCGGCCACAGCATG atgtgtGATGTGGACCCCGAGGAGCCTCTCGTTCAGTTTTTGTGCTGTTTGTGCTCCAGTAACACAGTGTGTCGACAAATCAAGCTCACGTGCAGACTGCGAGCACAGAGaacag AGGTGGAGCTAGTTAATGTGTCATCATCAGAGGGGCGGAGCTTACCGGACGGTCATTGA